The Gemmatimonas aurantiaca T-27 DNA segment AGTGCGCCAGGCAAGGGGGGACGATTGCCCAGCGTCCAGGTGCGACCACCATCCGTGGTGACGCCGACCACGTTGGTGGATGTGTCGGTGCGTAGCCGGTTGATATCGGCCGCTACGGCAACGCCGCGGTTGCCGACAAAGGACAGCCCGGTGAGTCCGGCCACGGTGCCACGCACCAATGGTGTCTCGAGCACGGACCATGTGGCGCCGGCGTCTGAGCTCTTGAAGAGTCGGGCACCCGGCGCACCGGTGGCGATGTACGCGGTGCGTGCATCCGCGTGGGTCACGCAAAGACCACTCGCGGCAAACGCGCCCTCACTGGGCAATGGCGCCGGCACAGCGCGCTCCGGAAGCAGTGACCAGGTACCTCCACCGTTGGTGGTGCGCAAGATATGCGTGCGCCCCGCGGCGGCATCGCCGAACACGATGCCTTCGGCTGCGGTGCCAAACGACAGGCAGTCATAAAACGCCGCACTGTCGCGATTGATGAATTGCAGCGCCCAGGTGGAGCCACCATCGCTGGTGCGATAGATGCGCGATGCCGTGCCGTTGCCAATGGAGAGCACCCACGCGGTGTCGGCGTCCACGGCGTATACATCGCGGAACTGCAGCGAATCACCAGCGGGTGTCAGGCGCCGCTGCCAGGTGGTTCCGCCGTCTTGTGTGCGCAGCACCACCCCGCCAGGCCCCGAGGCCCAGACGACGTTGGCGCTGGTGGCGTGCACCGCCTGAATGAGTTGGGTGACGCCGCTCTGCTGCTCGGCGATTCGGGGGGCTGACACGCCCTGCGCTACGGCACCCCGCTGCGGAACAGTGGTCAGCACCGCGGCCAAGCCAAGGATGGCGGCACGCGTCACGGGCGATGCGACCGGGCGAGCCGAGGCCGCTGTGCGCATCGTGCGGAGGGACTGGAGCAGAAAGAGGATCATGCGCCAAACTATCTCCCGCCCGTGACACTCGGCAGAGTTTTTTCTGCGGAGCCGCCATTCTCTTGGCGAGATCAGTTCAGAACGTGATCCGCAGGGACGTGACGGGGCCAATGGACAGCGAGAATCGGCTGTCGCCTTCGTTCGACGATCGTGGCATCACGCCCCGCAGCGGCCCGGCATCAGCAGGCGGCGCAATGAGGTGGTCGGCCGCGAGCAGACCAAGCAGACCACCGCTGGCGGCCAATGCGGCCACGCCACGCTCTTCGAAATCCGCCATGGCGGCAAATCCGGCGCCTATGAGTGCCCCTGCGATCCCGCCCAGTTGGGTGAGTGCGCCATCGGCACTCGTGCGATCCTTGCGACGCACAAAGACCCGGTCTGCGAACAAGGCGCCGGCCAGCACACCGGCCGTGGCCGCGCCATACGCCGCGCGGTCATCGAGCCCGCCATTGGCGAGGGCCGTGAGCCCCACGCCGCCAAGCATCGCGCTGGTGAGCACAACGCCTGCATCACCACTGGTCACATTGTAGGCCGCCCGGCGGGCATACCGCGGGCCGAGCGCATAGCCAACGACGCCGGCAACGATACTGGCTCCAATGGCCACTTTGCCCGCGGGGCGAAGGCTGTTGTCGGTGTGTCGATAGGGGCGTACTAGGCTCTCGCCTGGCCCCACCTCGCGACCGTCGAAGGCGCCACTTGTGGCGGCGATACCGCCCGTGGTGAGCATCGCAAGGTCGGCAAACAGCCCCGCGCTGGCCGCTTCGCCATCACTGAGACCCCGTGCCTGCACGAAGCCGGCCGTGGTGCCTCCAATGGCACCAGCCAGCACCGACGAACCCCAGGCTGCGCCACCATTGGCTCCAGCGATGCCGGCGATCCCGAGGCCGATCAACGCACCCCGTGTGCCACCATGGGCTGAACGCAGCGCCTGTGCGCGGGTGACCGGTCGGTTCTTCACGATGCGGGCGGCGACAAAAAACGAAGCGCCAGCGCCGAGAAAATAGCCACCGCCAATGGCCGCGCCTCCCCCTTCACTGAACAAAGCTGCCGTCGCTGGTCCGTACGCGGCCAATCCGAGGAAGGTCTGGTTGCGGACGAAGGCATTGCCCGCGGGCTGTGAGAGTTCCACGCCCGTGCCGCCCGTCCCCGCGCCAACCAGTCGCTCACTGCTGCGACCCACTGCCACCAGTCCGGCCTCCACCGCGCGGGAGAGAGCCGTCACGGCCGATTCGTCGAGCGCGTAGCGCGCGATGCTGGCGTCGGTGCGTTGGACCACCAGCACGGCCGCACCCTGCTCGCCGCGATAGAGGCGTGCTTCACGAAACCCACCCGAGACCGGCCATGCGGGTGCGGTGAGGGAAAGTCTCGACGCGAGCGATGGCGTGATGGTGGTGATGCGGCCCGCCGAATCAAAGGGCAGCGCGGTTTCGATGACCGGCGCGACCTGCGCGGTGAGTGGCGCCACGATCGGACCGATCGATGCGGTCGCCATGAGTGCGGCGCTGAGCAGCGCCAACGGCAACGCACGGCGCAGGATCTGTCGCGCAGGAACGATCAGGAGGGAGGGAGGCATTGATCGCGGAGGGAATGGAGACATCGTGCGGGATGACCCTGGCATTGGGCGGGCCTGACACAAGATACGCGGGGGCGTGCAGTGGGTTCCCGTCGATGAGTCGATCGCCGGTACGACAATGCCCCCGATCCGCAGGGCGAATCAGGGGCATGTCACAGCGGGGAGGGTGGGATTCGAACCCACGGAACCGTTGCCGGCTCGCCGGTTTTCAAGACCGGAGCGATCGACCACTCTGCCACCTCCCCAAGAGGGCCATCAATGGCCTATTTCAACAACTGGGGAACGTAATGGCTGTCTCGTCACCACGCCATTTCGCGTCGCAGAAATTGTCCCGATCCACCGTCGATACGACCAGATCGCAACGCTGGCTACGTTGAGGCATGCAGCCCGGGGTGTGTTGGGCGAAGCTCGCAGCGATGCGCCCCATAGAGCAGGGATTGCGGTTCAAGCGGGTTGAGGCCCATCGTAGCCTTCGATCACGATGAGGTCCATGTGTGATACTGGCTGTCGGATTTTGATGGCTGCCTGATAGCCTTCTGAATGATAACAATCCAGTGCGGCTTGATAGCTTGGAAATTCGACAATGACGTTGCGTGATCGGCTGTTTCCTTCGGGATTGATGAACTGCCCGCCCCGAACCAACATGCGCCCACCATATGCTCCGATGGGTTCTGCGTTGGAAGCCACAT contains these protein-coding regions:
- a CDS encoding WD40/YVTN/BNR-like repeat-containing protein, with amino-acid sequence MILFLLQSLRTMRTAASARPVASPVTRAAILGLAAVLTTVPQRGAVAQGVSAPRIAEQQSGVTQLIQAVHATSANVVWASGPGGVVLRTQDGGTTWQRRLTPAGDSLQFRDVYAVDADTAWVLSIGNGTASRIYRTSDGGSTWALQFINRDSAAFYDCLSFGTAAEGIVFGDAAAGRTHILRTTNGGGTWSLLPERAVPAPLPSEGAFAASGLCVTHADARTAYIATGAPGARLFKSSDAGATWSVLETPLVRGTVAGLTGLSFVGNRGVAVAADINRLRTDTSTNVVGVTTDGGRTWTLGNRPPLPGALSGVTWVPGAGPDAMVAVSYGGAFHSSTAGRTWTTITNVVTTGVSAFGRTVWIGGEKGRIWRLDFTAAGR
- a CDS encoding DUF1330 domain-containing protein, encoding MAKGYWIARVDVDDVETYKGYVASNAEPIGAYGGRMLVRGGQFINPEGNSRSRNVIVEFPSYQAALDCYHSEGYQAAIKIRQPVSHMDLIVIEGYDGPQPA